A window of Mucilaginibacter sp. PAMC 26640 contains these coding sequences:
- a CDS encoding DNA mismatch repair protein MutT, with amino-acid sequence MTKYSKQSRYLLAVDCIVFGFDGETLKLLLIKRSFNPEKDNWSLMGGFVQPTESLDEAANRILKQLTGLEGVYLEQMYSFGNTFRDPIERTISVSYFALIDIHKYEKQISADFHAEWVQLDSLPKLIFDHQEMVEMAKKSIRYKAALHPILFELLPPRFTLPQLQNLYESVFNASIDKRNFSKRVLATGLLIKLTDKDKAGSKRGAYYYRLDMKKYSANFQAFINIIPNPDTLQN; translated from the coding sequence ATGACTAAATATTCAAAACAAAGCAGGTATCTGCTGGCGGTGGATTGTATCGTATTTGGTTTTGATGGCGAAACGCTGAAACTATTGCTTATTAAAAGGAGTTTCAATCCTGAAAAAGACAACTGGAGCCTTATGGGAGGCTTTGTGCAGCCAACAGAAAGCCTTGACGAAGCGGCGAACCGGATTCTTAAACAGTTAACCGGCCTAGAAGGGGTTTATCTGGAGCAAATGTATTCGTTCGGGAATACCTTCCGCGACCCTATCGAGCGCACTATTTCGGTAAGTTACTTTGCGCTTATAGATATCCACAAATATGAGAAGCAAATCAGTGCCGACTTTCATGCCGAATGGGTTCAGCTTGACAGTTTGCCGAAATTAATCTTTGATCACCAGGAAATGGTGGAGATGGCTAAAAAAAGTATCCGGTACAAGGCTGCCCTGCACCCCATTTTGTTCGAACTGCTTCCGCCCCGCTTTACTTTACCCCAACTGCAAAACCTTTACGAAAGTGTTTTTAACGCCAGTATTGATAAACGTAACTTTAGCAAAAGGGTACTGGCTACCGGCTTGCTTATCAAACTTACTGATAAAGATAAAGCAGGATCCAAACGCGGCGCTTATTACTATCGATTGGATATGAAAAAGTACTCTGCTAATTTCCAGGCATTTATCAATATTATCCCCAACCCTGATACACTTCAGAATTAA
- a CDS encoding sodium transporter yields the protein MNKFTHIDYIIFVIYFVVVSSYGYWVYSRKKIKGVSDSKDFFLAEGSLTWWAIGASLIASNISAEQFIGTSGQGFAVGLAVAAYEWVAAIALIIVAVWFIPIFLKNKIFTMPQFLHTRYNETVSFIMAIFWLLLYVLVNLTSILYLGALAINSLAGGGYLHEIIIALAVFALFITLGGMKVIGFTDVIQVLVLVVGGLATTYIALTLVSEKFGFGHDAIAGLTAMFKDAPDHFKMIMAKPQPGAPQAEINKYLALPGIAMYFAGQWIVNLNYWGCNQYITQRALGADLKTARTGILFAGLMKLAMPIIVVLPGIAAYVLYKNGGLQQEMNSGGHFNSDNAYSAILGFLPTGLKGLSVAALTAAIVASLAGKANSISTIFTLDIYKKHIDKGASEKKMVITGKIVILAALAFSIILTWKDLLGISGEGGFTYIQKYTGYISPGIFAIFILGFFWKRTTGTAAIAGILTSFAMSVLFNNFAPALFGHETLLYTAFPTGDAKGTWQIPFLICMGLSFFFTVIVMAVISLAGPKINPKALDIPKHMFKVDKGTLALIIVTLMLLTMLYVKFW from the coding sequence ATGAATAAATTTACGCATATAGATTACATCATCTTCGTGATCTATTTCGTGGTAGTATCCAGTTACGGTTATTGGGTATACAGCCGAAAAAAAATAAAAGGTGTATCAGATAGCAAGGATTTTTTCCTCGCCGAAGGATCGCTTACCTGGTGGGCCATCGGTGCTTCACTCATCGCCTCTAATATCTCGGCCGAGCAGTTCATCGGTACAAGCGGGCAGGGCTTTGCAGTTGGTTTAGCTGTTGCAGCCTACGAATGGGTGGCCGCCATAGCGCTCATTATCGTTGCAGTATGGTTTATCCCCATCTTTCTCAAAAATAAGATTTTTACCATGCCGCAGTTTTTGCATACCCGTTACAACGAAACGGTAAGCTTTATCATGGCCATTTTTTGGTTGCTGCTGTACGTGCTGGTAAATCTGACATCCATTTTATACCTCGGTGCCCTGGCCATTAACAGCCTTGCCGGTGGCGGATATCTCCACGAAATCATCATCGCACTAGCCGTTTTTGCTTTGTTCATTACACTAGGCGGCATGAAGGTGATTGGTTTTACCGATGTAATACAGGTACTCGTGTTAGTAGTGGGCGGTTTGGCTACCACTTATATTGCCCTCACACTGGTAAGCGAAAAATTTGGTTTTGGTCATGATGCCATTGCCGGTTTAACTGCAATGTTCAAAGATGCGCCGGATCACTTTAAAATGATCATGGCGAAACCACAACCGGGCGCGCCACAGGCGGAAATCAATAAATACCTGGCACTGCCGGGTATCGCCATGTATTTTGCCGGCCAATGGATTGTAAACCTTAACTACTGGGGCTGTAACCAATATATAACCCAACGCGCTTTGGGTGCTGATTTAAAAACTGCACGTACAGGAATCCTGTTTGCCGGTTTAATGAAACTTGCAATGCCGATCATCGTGGTTTTGCCGGGTATTGCCGCGTATGTACTCTACAAAAATGGTGGACTTCAGCAGGAAATGAATTCGGGCGGGCACTTCAATTCGGATAATGCATACTCTGCCATCCTTGGTTTTTTACCCACCGGCTTAAAGGGCCTTTCGGTTGCCGCACTTACAGCTGCTATCGTTGCATCACTGGCGGGTAAGGCTAATAGTATCAGTACCATATTTACGCTTGATATTTACAAGAAGCACATCGATAAAGGTGCAAGCGAAAAGAAAATGGTCATCACGGGCAAAATTGTGATCCTGGCAGCGTTGGCGTTTTCTATCATCCTCACCTGGAAAGATCTTTTAGGGATCAGCGGCGAAGGAGGTTTTACTTATATTCAAAAGTACACCGGTTACATTAGCCCGGGGATCTTTGCCATATTCATCTTAGGTTTCTTTTGGAAACGCACAACGGGAACTGCGGCCATTGCCGGTATTTTAACCAGCTTTGCCATGTCGGTGTTATTTAACAACTTCGCTCCCGCCCTATTCGGGCACGAAACGCTGCTGTACACCGCTTTCCCAACCGGCGATGCAAAAGGAACCTGGCAGATTCCATTCCTGATCTGTATGGGCCTTTCTTTTTTCTTTACGGTAATTGTAATGGCAGTTATCAGCCTTGCAGGGCCTAAGATCAACCCTAAAGCGTTGGATATCCCTAAACATATGTTTAAGGTTGATAAGGGTACACTGGCACTTATCATCGTAACCTTAATGCTGCTTACCATGCTATATGTTAAATTCTGGTAG
- the araD gene encoding ribulose phosphate epimerase (catalyzes the isomerization of L-ribulose 5-phosphate to D-xylulose 5-phosphate in the anaerobic catabolism of L-ascorbate; links the arabinose metabolic pathway to the pentose phosphate pathway and allows the bacteria to use arabinose as an energy source), translated as MVNYQHLKKIAYQANMQLPKLGLVLFTFGNVSAADRELGVFAIKPSGVPYDDLTPDKMVIVDFEGNTIEGDHRPSSDTKTHAVLYKNWQNIGGIVHTHSTFATAWAQSQRCIPIFGTTHADHLTTDIPCAPPMSDEMIQGDYEYQTGFQIINHFKELGLSYEEVEMILVGNHAPFTWGKTADKAVYNSAVLEAVAQMALLTEQINPNAPRLKDALIKKHYERKHGPDSYYGQS; from the coding sequence ATGGTCAACTATCAACACCTCAAAAAAATAGCTTACCAGGCAAATATGCAATTGCCAAAACTTGGCCTTGTGCTTTTTACTTTTGGCAATGTGAGCGCCGCCGACCGCGAACTCGGCGTATTTGCGATTAAGCCCAGCGGCGTACCGTACGATGACCTCACGCCCGATAAAATGGTGATCGTAGATTTTGAAGGCAATACGATTGAAGGCGATCACCGCCCGTCATCAGACACAAAAACACATGCCGTGTTGTATAAAAATTGGCAAAACATTGGCGGTATTGTACATACGCATTCCACCTTTGCCACAGCATGGGCGCAATCGCAACGCTGCATTCCCATATTTGGCACCACACATGCCGATCATTTAACTACCGATATCCCTTGCGCGCCGCCAATGAGCGATGAAATGATACAGGGCGATTATGAATACCAAACCGGTTTCCAGATCATCAATCACTTTAAAGAACTTGGGCTAAGCTACGAGGAAGTAGAAATGATATTAGTGGGTAACCATGCCCCCTTTACATGGGGCAAAACAGCTGATAAAGCCGTCTATAATAGTGCAGTTTTAGAAGCGGTAGCACAGATGGCCTTGCTAACCGAACAGATCAACCCTAATGCGCCACGGTTGAAAGATGCGTTGATAAAAAAGCATTATGAACGGAAACACGGGCCGGATTCTTACTACGGACAGAGTTAA
- a CDS encoding ribulokinase (catalyzes the phosphorylation of ribulose to ribulose 5-phosphate) codes for MSMDQYVIGIDYGSDSVRSVIVNAADGKEIASSVFNYPRWRDGLYCKPTENQFRQHPLDYIEGLESTIKNCIRIAGGEAIAKAIKGISVDTTGSTPVAVDAAGTPLAMLPEFETNPNAMFVLWKDHTGIKEAAEINAHAEKFDINYLKYVGGIYSSEWFWAKLLHVLRVDGAVKAAMHSWVEHCDWIPFLLTGGTNAGEIKRGRCSAGHKALWAEEFDGLPPDEFFSSLDPILTGITAKLYKDTYTADQSAGKLSPEWAERLGLSTDVIIGTGAFDAHMGAVGGQIEPYFLSKVMGTSTCDILVAPSQEIEGTLVKGICGQVNGSVIPGMAGLEAGQSAFGDTYAWFKSMVAWPLNNLLSESKLIDAATANALKEELADLIIPELSRQAALLPIDEASELAVDWLNGRRTPDANQALKAAITGLNLGSDAPRVFRALAESTCFGAKSIVDRFISEGIPVKGIIGIGGVAKKSPFVMQMMADILGMPIRIHQFTHTCALGAAMFAAVVAGIYPNVEDAMNAMGGGFDAVYEPNPELKNIYEKRYQEFKKLGGYIAQQTELKSDPALQNA; via the coding sequence ATGAGTATGGATCAATATGTGATCGGGATCGACTACGGGTCGGATTCTGTTCGTTCTGTGATTGTAAACGCCGCAGATGGCAAAGAAATAGCTTCATCTGTATTTAATTATCCCCGCTGGCGCGATGGCTTGTATTGCAAACCAACCGAAAATCAATTTCGCCAACACCCTTTAGATTATATCGAAGGCCTAGAATCCACCATAAAGAACTGCATCCGGATTGCTGGCGGCGAGGCTATTGCCAAAGCTATTAAAGGTATATCGGTAGATACCACGGGCTCAACCCCGGTTGCGGTCGACGCTGCTGGTACACCGTTGGCTATGTTGCCCGAATTTGAAACCAACCCTAATGCCATGTTTGTTTTATGGAAGGATCATACCGGGATAAAAGAAGCAGCCGAGATAAACGCTCATGCCGAAAAATTTGATATCAATTACTTAAAATACGTAGGCGGTATTTATTCGTCCGAATGGTTTTGGGCCAAACTGCTGCATGTGCTAAGAGTAGATGGGGCGGTTAAGGCCGCCATGCACTCCTGGGTTGAACACTGCGACTGGATCCCCTTCCTACTCACCGGTGGCACAAATGCAGGTGAAATTAAACGTGGACGCTGCTCGGCCGGCCACAAGGCGCTTTGGGCCGAAGAGTTTGACGGATTGCCACCTGATGAATTTTTCAGTTCATTAGACCCAATTCTCACCGGCATAACCGCCAAATTATATAAAGACACTTACACTGCCGACCAATCTGCAGGAAAATTAAGCCCTGAATGGGCCGAAAGGTTAGGCCTTTCGACCGATGTGATAATTGGTACAGGCGCTTTCGACGCGCATATGGGTGCAGTTGGCGGGCAGATTGAGCCTTACTTTCTAAGTAAAGTTATGGGCACCTCAACCTGCGATATATTAGTAGCCCCATCGCAGGAAATAGAAGGCACCCTGGTTAAAGGTATTTGCGGGCAGGTAAACGGATCCGTAATCCCAGGCATGGCGGGTTTAGAGGCCGGGCAATCTGCATTTGGCGATACCTATGCTTGGTTTAAAAGCATGGTAGCATGGCCGTTGAACAACCTGCTTTCGGAATCAAAGCTTATCGACGCTGCTACAGCCAATGCGTTAAAAGAGGAACTGGCAGATTTGATTATACCTGAATTAAGCAGACAGGCTGCACTTTTACCTATTGACGAAGCCAGCGAACTGGCGGTAGACTGGCTGAACGGCCGGCGCACGCCTGACGCTAACCAAGCCTTGAAAGCGGCAATAACCGGCCTTAATCTGGGCAGTGATGCCCCCCGTGTTTTCCGTGCGCTAGCCGAATCTACCTGTTTTGGCGCTAAAAGTATCGTAGATCGATTCATCAGCGAAGGCATTCCTGTTAAAGGAATTATCGGTATTGGAGGGGTTGCTAAAAAATCACCTTTTGTAATGCAGATGATGGCCGATATATTGGGCATGCCTATCCGCATTCACCAGTTTACGCATACCTGCGCTTTGGGTGCGGCTATGTTTGCTGCGGTTGTAGCCGGCATATACCCCAATGTGGAGGATGCCATGAACGCTATGGGTGGCGGCTTTGATGCAGTTTACGAACCGAATCCTGAATTGAAAAATATTTATGAAAAACGCTACCAGGAATTTAAGAAACTGGGCGGCTATATTGCGCAACAAACTGAATTGAAATCTGACCCCGCCCTTCAAAACGCATAA
- a CDS encoding L-arabinose isomerase gives MIDLKTFEVWFITGSQNLYGEETLKQVAIHSQHIAEGLNNAGKIPVRIVYKPVVKSTEEIYNTLQEANVAPNCIGIITWMHTFSPAKMWIRGLNILQKPMLHLHTQYNRDIPWSSIDMDFMNLNQSAHGDREFGFMVSRLRKNRKVVVGHWQDQEVLNQINGWARAAAGWHDWQGAKFARFGDNMRFVAVTDGDKVEAETKFGFSVNTYGIGDLVAVIDSISEAEVTALTDEYEESYTMDAGLKKGGEAYSSVYEAAKIELGLKKFLEDGGFKGFSDTFEDLHGMMQLPGIASQRLMEAGYGFAGEGDWKTAALVRAFKVMGSGLPGGNAFMEDYTYHFDPNNELVLGSHMLEIDSSLASGKPALEVHPLGIGGKADPARLVFNVAGGNALNASLIDMGNRFRLLINEVEAVEPQNDLPKLPVARVLWKPLPDMKTGCAAWIYGGGAHHTAYSQNLTAEQLQDFADMAGIEFLRIGKGTTIEQFRNELRWNEVSYR, from the coding sequence ATGATCGATCTAAAAACATTTGAAGTATGGTTCATCACCGGGAGCCAGAACTTATACGGCGAAGAAACCCTTAAACAGGTAGCCATTCATTCTCAGCATATTGCAGAGGGCCTCAACAATGCAGGCAAAATTCCGGTGCGCATAGTTTACAAACCCGTAGTAAAATCAACAGAAGAGATTTACAATACTTTACAGGAAGCTAACGTAGCGCCAAATTGTATCGGTATCATCACCTGGATGCACACTTTTTCACCTGCCAAGATGTGGATTCGCGGGCTGAACATACTGCAGAAGCCCATGCTGCACCTGCACACGCAATACAACCGTGATATTCCCTGGAGCAGCATAGATATGGATTTTATGAACCTGAATCAAAGCGCCCATGGCGACCGCGAGTTTGGTTTCATGGTATCGCGCCTGCGCAAAAACCGTAAGGTAGTGGTTGGCCACTGGCAAGACCAGGAAGTGCTGAACCAGATCAACGGCTGGGCGCGCGCTGCAGCTGGCTGGCACGATTGGCAAGGCGCAAAATTTGCCCGCTTTGGCGATAACATGCGTTTTGTTGCCGTTACGGATGGTGATAAAGTTGAAGCAGAAACCAAGTTCGGCTTTTCTGTAAATACCTATGGAATTGGCGATCTGGTGGCCGTGATAGATAGCATCAGCGAAGCTGAAGTAACTGCCCTGACCGATGAGTATGAAGAAAGCTACACAATGGATGCCGGATTGAAAAAAGGCGGCGAAGCCTATTCATCGGTTTACGAGGCGGCCAAAATAGAATTGGGATTGAAGAAATTCCTGGAAGACGGCGGCTTTAAGGGCTTCAGCGACACCTTTGAAGATCTGCATGGCATGATGCAATTGCCGGGCATTGCCTCCCAGCGCTTGATGGAGGCCGGTTACGGATTTGCAGGCGAAGGCGACTGGAAAACAGCCGCACTGGTACGGGCCTTTAAAGTAATGGGCAGCGGACTGCCTGGTGGAAATGCCTTTATGGAAGATTATACTTACCACTTTGACCCTAATAACGAACTGGTTTTAGGCTCACACATGCTGGAGATTGATTCGTCATTGGCCAGCGGCAAGCCTGCGTTGGAAGTTCATCCGCTGGGTATTGGCGGCAAAGCAGATCCTGCGCGTTTGGTATTTAACGTGGCAGGGGGAAATGCGCTTAATGCATCACTAATTGATATGGGCAACCGTTTCCGGTTACTGATCAATGAGGTAGAAGCTGTTGAACCGCAGAACGACCTGCCTAAACTTCCCGTGGCCAGAGTGCTTTGGAAGCCACTGCCCGATATGAAAACAGGCTGTGCAGCCTGGATCTACGGCGGTGGTGCGCACCATACCGCTTACAGCCAGAATTTAACCGCAGAGCAGTTGCAGGATTTTGCAGATATGGCCGGGATAGAGTTTCTGCGCATAGGCAAAGGAACTACAATTGAACAATTCCGCAACGAATTACGCTGGAACGAAGTTTCTTACCGATAA
- a CDS encoding collagen-binding protein: MLKHLLVAFLTLSSFSVFAQNKQIISGTIKDAATGETLIGATVRIRELPNSGAATNNYGFYSIAAPTGNITLIITYIGYETVSMPVTLQKVQTINISLKAKSDLQEVVVRANRPNNDQIASPQMGVEKLNMAQINRVPVVLGEKDILKTITLMPGVKSGGEGNSGFYVRGGASDQNLIMLDEATVYNASHLFGFFSTFNSDAIKDVSLYKGGMPSEYGGRLSSVLDIKMNDGNNKDFTVQGGLGLIASRLKIEGPIVKDKGSFMISARRTYIDVFLNASKDTTIKGSSLYFYDLNAKANYHFDDRNAIYLSGYFGKDVLGLKNLFGTNWGNSTGTLRFNHVFTNKLFSNTSLVFSNYNYVIESFQSATSFKATSKITDFNFKEDLQYAVNNEHRLKFGLNILHHSIAPGDITTDATSSFNTRSVERRYGYENAAYINDDWKVNDKLSILYGVRLSGFSLIGPGTFKTYNASGNTTSSATYASGASVKNYYNLEPRISAGYQLNEASSVKLSYNRNTQNIHLLTNSTTSSPTDLYVMSSNNIKPEIADQISAGWYRNFKDNIFEFSAEVYYKKLQNQIDYKDGAQLIVNENVESQLTFGSGRAYGLELFLKKKYGRFNGWVGYTLSRAENRFPAINGGNYYAARQDRTHDLSVVGIYQLNKRWSFSGSFIYQTGSAVTYPTGKYSVGGLTTFSYSERNGYRKPDNHRLDIGATLEGKQHKKYHSSWTFSIYNVYKHRDPYSIMFRDSKTMPGTTEAAATSIFATQIPSVTWNFKF, from the coding sequence ATGCTAAAACACCTACTAGTCGCTTTTTTAACATTAAGTTCGTTTTCAGTTTTTGCGCAAAATAAGCAAATCATCAGCGGTACCATAAAAGACGCCGCAACAGGAGAAACCCTGATAGGTGCTACTGTACGGATCAGGGAATTACCAAACTCCGGGGCGGCAACCAATAATTATGGCTTTTACTCGATAGCCGCTCCCACCGGTAATATAACCCTGATAATTACCTATATCGGGTACGAAACGGTATCCATGCCGGTAACCCTTCAGAAGGTACAAACCATTAACATCTCATTAAAAGCCAAAAGTGATCTGCAGGAAGTGGTGGTAAGAGCCAATCGACCGAATAATGACCAGATTGCATCGCCGCAAATGGGAGTGGAGAAGCTAAACATGGCGCAGATTAACCGCGTACCGGTAGTACTTGGCGAGAAAGATATTTTAAAAACTATCACTTTAATGCCCGGCGTGAAATCGGGCGGGGAGGGTAACTCGGGCTTTTACGTACGTGGTGGTGCTTCGGACCAAAATCTTATCATGCTGGATGAGGCCACTGTGTATAATGCTTCGCACTTATTTGGTTTCTTTTCCACTTTTAATTCCGATGCCATAAAAGATGTTAGTTTGTACAAAGGCGGCATGCCGTCTGAATACGGCGGGCGCTTATCCTCTGTGCTGGATATTAAGATGAACGATGGTAACAATAAAGATTTTACGGTGCAGGGCGGCTTGGGTTTGATTGCCTCCCGCCTTAAAATTGAAGGCCCCATAGTTAAGGATAAGGGGTCTTTCATGATCAGTGCCCGGCGAACTTATATCGACGTTTTTTTAAATGCATCTAAAGATACCACCATTAAAGGAAGCTCTCTTTATTTTTATGATCTCAACGCCAAGGCTAACTATCACTTTGATGACCGAAACGCCATTTATTTGTCGGGTTATTTTGGTAAAGATGTGCTTGGTCTAAAAAACCTTTTCGGCACTAACTGGGGTAATTCTACAGGTACGCTAAGGTTTAACCATGTCTTTACCAATAAGCTATTTTCAAACACATCGCTCGTATTCAGTAATTACAACTATGTAATCGAAAGCTTTCAAAGCGCTACCAGCTTCAAGGCAACCTCTAAAATTACCGATTTTAACTTTAAGGAGGATCTGCAATATGCCGTAAATAATGAGCATCGCCTTAAATTTGGCCTCAATATTTTGCACCATTCCATTGCCCCCGGCGATATTACTACCGATGCGACTTCCAGTTTCAATACCCGCAGCGTAGAGCGAAGGTATGGCTACGAGAACGCAGCCTATATAAATGATGATTGGAAGGTAAATGATAAACTAAGCATTCTTTATGGTGTAAGGTTAAGCGGCTTTTCCTTAATCGGCCCCGGCACTTTTAAAACTTACAATGCATCAGGTAATACTACTAGTTCCGCCACTTACGCATCCGGGGCATCTGTAAAAAATTATTACAATCTGGAGCCGCGTATTTCTGCTGGTTACCAGTTAAATGAAGCCAGTTCGGTAAAGCTATCCTATAACCGCAATACTCAAAACATTCACCTGCTTACCAATTCAACCACCAGTTCGCCAACGGACCTGTATGTAATGAGTAGTAATAATATCAAGCCCGAAATTGCAGATCAGATTTCAGCTGGTTGGTATCGCAATTTCAAGGATAACATTTTTGAATTCTCGGCAGAGGTATATTACAAAAAGCTGCAAAACCAGATAGATTACAAAGATGGTGCGCAGCTGATCGTTAATGAAAATGTAGAATCGCAGTTAACCTTCGGCTCGGGCAGGGCTTACGGTTTGGAACTATTCCTGAAGAAGAAGTACGGGCGATTTAATGGTTGGGTAGGATATACCTTGTCAAGGGCTGAAAACAGGTTCCCTGCCATAAACGGCGGAAATTATTATGCAGCCCGGCAAGATCGCACGCATGATCTTTCGGTAGTTGGTATTTACCAGTTAAACAAGCGCTGGTCGTTCTCCGGCTCGTTTATTTACCAAACGGGCAGCGCGGTTACCTACCCAACAGGCAAATATTCCGTAGGCGGTTTAACTACATTTTCTTATTCGGAACGGAACGGTTACCGTAAGCCGGATAACCACCGACTGGACATAGGGGCCACACTGGAGGGAAAACAACATAAAAAATACCACTCCAGCTGGACGTTTAGCATTTATAATGTGTACAAACACCGCGACCCATACAGTATCATGTTCCGGGATAGCAAAACAATGCCCGGTACCACCGAGGCTGCTGCCACAAGTATTTTTGCAACCCAAATACCATCTGTCACCTGGAACTTTAAATTTTAA